The genomic DNA CGCGGGGCAGCACGGCGTGCCGCAGACCCTCGAGCGGGCCGAACGGGTCACCCGTGAGGCCGAGTCGGTCCGCGCCGAAGCGGAACGACTGCCCGAGCGCGCCGCCGAGATCGGCCACCGCCTGGTCTCCCTGCGCACCCGCGCCCAGGCGCTGACCACCCGCACCGAGCAGGTCGAACCGGTGCTGAGCGAACTGCGGCGCCGGTTCACCGCCGCCTGCTGGCAGGACCTCCAGCACGTGCCGGACCAGGCCACCGAATCGGTCCGGCAGGCCGAGCGGAAGCTGGCCGAGGCGCAGACCGCCCGAGACGAACAGCGCTGGCCCGACGCCACCGCCCTGCTGTCGACGGTACGAGCGCTGCTGAACTCGACCGACGAGGCCGTCTCGGCCGCCGGTGACCGGCTCCAGCAGCTGAACGCCGTGCAGAAGGACCCACAGCAGGAGATCGAGCGCACCCGCTTCGCGATCCGCGACGCCCAGCGCCTGGCGATGGCCGGACGCAACACCCCCGAGGCCCGTCACGCGCGTCCCCTGGACGAGGCCGTGGCCCGGCTGGAACGGGCGATCACCACGCTGGAGGGGCGGCACCCCGACTACTGGCACTTCCTGACGGAGACGGAAGCGGTCCGGCAGACGGTGGCCCACGTGGTCACCCAGATCCGCGAAGAGCGCGGGGCCGGTCACTGATCGCCGAGATCGGCCGACGGCCGGGACCTGAAGCCGACCGTGCCGGTTAACCTGTGCCCATGCCTCGCTACGAGTACCGCTGCCGCAGCTGCGGCGACACCTTCGAACTGAGCCGTCCCATGGCCGAGTCCTCCGCTCCCGCCGCCTGCCCGGCGGGCCACGACGACACGGTGAAGCTGCTGTCGACGGTCGCGGTCGGCGGCTCGGCCTCCGCACCGGCGCCGTCGTCGGGCGGCGGTGGGGGTGGGGGTTGCTGCGGTGGCGGCTGCTGCGGCTGAGCCCGGCACTTCCCGCTGCTGCCGGGTCCCCCTCAGGTTGCCGTCAGCTCCCCAGGTAGCGCAGCACCGCCAGCACCCTGCGTGAATAGCCCTCCCCTCCGGTCAGCTCGAGTTTGTCGAAGATCGCGTTGGTGTGCTTCTCCACCGCGCTCTGCGAGATGTGCAGCCGACGCGCGATCGCCGCGTTGGTGTGGCCCTGCGCCATCTCGGCCAGCACGTCCCGCTCCCGCAC from Streptomyces sp. CB09001 includes the following:
- a CDS encoding zinc ribbon domain-containing protein, with product MPRYEYRCRSCGDTFELSRPMAESSAPAACPAGHDDTVKLLSTVAVGGSASAPAPSSGGGGGGGCCGGGCCG